The following are encoded together in the Halomonas halophila genome:
- the cobM gene encoding precorrin-4 C(11)-methyltransferase, whose translation MTVHFIGAGPGAPDLLTLRGRDLIAASPVCLYAGSLVPEAILDHCPADARIINTAPLSLDEIVDEIATAHAAGQDVARLHSGDLSVWSAMGEQLRRLRALGIPYAITPGVPAFAAAAATLGQELTLPGVAQSVVLTRTPGRASAMPDGETLANFARTGATLAIHLSIHNLEQVVAELAPRYGDDCPVAIVWRASWPDQKVIRGRLDTIAARLDPAMNRTALILVGPALASETFDDSCLYAIGYDRRFRPQSADSPFAEGGAWMGESEQREGGA comes from the coding sequence ATGACCGTTCACTTCATCGGTGCCGGTCCCGGCGCGCCGGACCTGCTGACCCTGCGCGGGCGCGACCTGATCGCCGCCAGTCCGGTGTGCCTCTACGCCGGCTCGCTGGTGCCCGAGGCGATCCTCGATCACTGCCCGGCGGATGCCCGGATCATCAATACCGCGCCGCTGTCCCTCGACGAGATCGTCGACGAGATCGCCACGGCCCACGCCGCGGGCCAGGACGTGGCCCGGCTGCACTCCGGCGACCTGTCGGTGTGGTCGGCCATGGGTGAGCAGCTGCGCCGGCTGCGTGCGCTGGGCATTCCCTACGCCATCACGCCCGGGGTGCCGGCCTTCGCCGCGGCCGCCGCCACCCTCGGCCAGGAGCTGACCCTGCCGGGAGTGGCGCAGTCGGTGGTGCTGACCCGCACGCCGGGCCGCGCCAGTGCCATGCCGGACGGTGAGACCCTGGCCAACTTCGCGCGCACCGGGGCGACGCTGGCGATCCATCTGTCGATTCACAATCTGGAGCAGGTGGTGGCGGAGCTCGCACCCCGCTACGGCGACGACTGCCCGGTGGCCATCGTCTGGCGCGCCAGCTGGCCCGACCAGAAGGTGATCCGCGGGCGGCTCGACACCATCGCCGCGCGCCTCGATCCGGCCATGAACCGCACCGCCCTGATCCTGGTCGGCCCGGCGCTGGCAAGCGAAACCTTCGACGACAGCTGCCTCTACGCCATCGGCTACGACCGCCGCTTCCGGCCGCAGTCGGCGGACTCGCCCTTCGCCGAGGGTGGCGCCTGGATGGGCGAGAGCGAGCAACGAGAGGGCGGCGCATGA
- the cobF gene encoding precorrin-6A synthase (deacetylating), whose product MIHLSLIGIGTGNPDHITLAGVRALREAELILLPRKGEARSDLVDLRRLLCRQLLDEAAQSRVVEFDLPRRDGRDDYLGAVDDWHAAIAATWREHMTQRLPEGGRVAMLIWGDPSLYDSSLRIAARLKGTGLEQESGMTLEVEVVPGITSLQVLTAEHRIPLNALAEPVQITTGRRLRERGWPGDAASLAVMLDAGGAFQTLAPKGLHIWWGAYLGMDKQCLIDGPLAEVGPAIVERRAALRERHGWIMDVYLLARQPLLE is encoded by the coding sequence ATGATTCATCTGTCGCTGATCGGCATCGGCACCGGCAATCCCGATCACATCACCCTGGCCGGCGTGCGCGCGCTGCGCGAGGCGGAGCTGATCCTGTTGCCGCGCAAGGGCGAGGCCCGCTCGGACCTGGTCGACCTGCGTCGGCTGCTGTGCCGCCAACTGCTCGACGAGGCCGCACAATCGCGGGTGGTGGAGTTCGACCTGCCGCGTCGCGACGGCCGAGACGACTATCTGGGCGCGGTGGACGACTGGCACGCAGCCATCGCCGCGACCTGGCGCGAGCACATGACCCAGCGTCTGCCCGAGGGCGGGCGGGTCGCGATGCTGATCTGGGGCGATCCCTCGCTCTACGACAGCAGCCTGCGCATCGCCGCGCGCTTGAAGGGGACTGGGCTTGAGCAAGAAAGCGGCATGACGCTCGAGGTGGAGGTGGTGCCGGGCATCACCAGCCTGCAGGTGCTGACCGCCGAGCATCGCATCCCCTTGAATGCCCTGGCCGAGCCGGTGCAGATCACCACCGGGCGGCGCCTGCGCGAGCGCGGCTGGCCGGGCGACGCCGCCAGCCTGGCGGTGATGCTGGACGCCGGCGGCGCCTTCCAGACGCTGGCCCCGAAGGGCCTGCATATCTGGTGGGGCGCCTATCTCGGCATGGACAAGCAGTGCCTGATCGACGGCCCGCTGGCCGAGGTCGGCCCCGCCATCGTCGAGCGCCGTGCCGCGCTGCGTGAGCGCCATGGCTGGATCATGGACGTCTATCTGCTGGCGCGTCAGCCGCTGCTCGAATGA
- the bluB gene encoding 5,6-dimethylbenzimidazole synthase, translating to MADPTGRPDHAFPEAQREGLYRAIFERRDVRAQFRPDPIPPAVLARLLEAAHHAPSVGFMQPWDFLLIDDRAVRGRVHAIFERENAKAAEAHIGERGALYRRLKLEGILESPLNLCITCDRSRGGEHVLGRQSIVEMDLFSTCLAVQNLWLAARAEGIGVGWVSILDQDELAEVLGLPENVYPLAYLCLGYVDEFLDRPELARAGWRQRLPLAERVHGNGWGQVAEAPALFEALAAREGER from the coding sequence ATGGCAGACCCCACCGGGCGACCCGATCACGCCTTCCCCGAGGCGCAGCGCGAGGGCCTCTACCGGGCCATCTTCGAGCGTCGCGACGTGCGCGCCCAGTTCCGCCCGGACCCGATTCCGCCCGCGGTGCTGGCGCGGCTGCTCGAGGCCGCCCACCACGCGCCCTCGGTGGGCTTCATGCAGCCCTGGGACTTCCTGCTGATCGACGACCGCGCGGTGCGTGGGCGCGTGCACGCCATCTTCGAGCGCGAGAACGCCAAGGCGGCCGAGGCCCACATCGGCGAGCGCGGCGCGCTGTATCGCCGGCTCAAGCTGGAGGGCATCCTCGAGAGCCCGCTCAACCTGTGCATCACCTGCGACCGCAGCCGCGGCGGCGAGCATGTGCTGGGCCGCCAGAGCATCGTCGAGATGGACCTGTTCAGCACCTGCCTGGCGGTCCAGAACCTGTGGCTGGCGGCCCGGGCCGAGGGCATCGGCGTAGGCTGGGTCAGTATCCTCGATCAGGACGAGCTGGCCGAGGTGCTGGGCCTGCCGGAGAACGTCTACCCGCTCGCCTACCTGTGCCTGGGCTACGTCGACGAGTTCCTCGACCGCCCCGAGCTGGCCCGCGCCGGCTGGCGCCAGCGCCTGCCGCTCGCCGAGCGGGTGCACGGCAACGGCTGGGGCCAGGTGGCGGAAGCGCCGGCGCTGTTCGAGGCGCTTGCGGCCCGGGAAGGCGAGCGATGA
- the cobI gene encoding precorrin-2 C(20)-methyltransferase, whose amino-acid sequence MTMPESLSRAVPGTIHGVGLGPGSQDLMSVRADRLIRGASHVAYFRKKGRTGHARTIVEGMLAPGAVELAMEYPVTTEIPFDDPRYNAWLAAFYERQVAKLAEIAGAGHDVAVLCEGDPFFYGSFMHLYTRLQGRVAVEVVPGITGMSAAWTATGRPITWGDDVLTVLTATQPEDRLAERIARTDALVVMKIGRHLDKLRRALASAGREDEAWLIEYASMGRQRVVPLAEVGEQVPYFSILVIHGNGRRP is encoded by the coding sequence ATGACGATGCCCGAGTCTCTCTCCCGCGCTGTCCCCGGCACGATTCACGGCGTCGGCCTCGGCCCCGGCAGCCAGGACCTGATGAGCGTGCGCGCCGACCGGCTGATCCGCGGCGCCAGCCACGTGGCCTACTTCCGCAAGAAGGGCCGCACCGGCCACGCCCGCACCATCGTCGAGGGCATGCTGGCGCCCGGCGCCGTGGAGCTGGCCATGGAGTATCCGGTCACCACCGAGATCCCCTTCGACGATCCGCGCTACAACGCGTGGCTGGCGGCCTTCTACGAGCGCCAGGTGGCAAAGCTCGCCGAGATCGCCGGGGCGGGACACGACGTGGCGGTGCTGTGCGAGGGCGATCCCTTCTTCTACGGCTCCTTTATGCACCTTTATACCCGTTTGCAGGGCAGGGTGGCCGTGGAAGTGGTGCCCGGCATCACCGGCATGTCTGCCGCCTGGACGGCCACGGGCCGGCCCATCACCTGGGGCGACGACGTGCTGACCGTGCTGACCGCGACCCAGCCCGAGGACCGGCTGGCCGAGCGCATCGCGCGCACCGATGCCCTGGTGGTGATGAAGATCGGCCGCCACCTCGACAAGCTGCGTCGCGCGCTGGCAAGCGCCGGCCGCGAAGACGAGGCCTGGCTGATCGAGTACGCCTCCATGGGCCGGCAGCGGGTGGTGCCGCTGGCCGAGGTCGGCGAGCAGGTGCCCTATTTCTCGATCCTGGTGATTCACGGCAACGGGAGGCGGCCATGA
- a CDS encoding precorrin-8X methylmutase, translated as MPYVYETDGPAIYRESFAIIRREAELSRFSPEEEPVAVRMIHAAGLVALAPHVHFRDDAVARARTALEAGAPILCDARMVAEGITRKRLPADNAVICTLHDERVPGLAREMGNTRSAAALELWRPRLEGAVVAIGNAPTALFHLLNMLEDPDCPRPAAIVGCPVGFVGAAESKQALWESGAAPCAIVEGRLGGSAVTVAAINAMADRSE; from the coding sequence ATGCCTTACGTCTATGAAACCGACGGACCGGCGATCTATCGAGAGTCCTTCGCCATCATACGGCGCGAGGCCGAGCTTTCACGCTTCTCGCCCGAGGAGGAGCCCGTCGCCGTGCGCATGATTCACGCCGCCGGCCTGGTGGCGCTGGCGCCCCATGTCCACTTCCGCGACGACGCGGTGGCCCGCGCCCGGACGGCGCTGGAGGCCGGGGCGCCGATCCTGTGCGACGCGCGCATGGTCGCCGAAGGCATCACCCGCAAGCGCCTGCCGGCGGACAACGCCGTGATCTGCACCCTGCACGACGAGCGGGTGCCGGGGCTGGCGCGCGAGATGGGCAACACCCGCTCGGCGGCGGCGCTGGAGCTGTGGCGGCCCCGGCTCGAGGGCGCGGTGGTGGCGATCGGCAACGCCCCGACCGCGCTGTTTCACCTGCTCAACATGCTCGAGGACCCGGACTGCCCGCGCCCGGCGGCGATCGTCGGCTGCCCGGTGGGCTTCGTCGGCGCGGCGGAGTCCAAGCAGGCGCTGTGGGAGAGCGGGGCGGCGCCCTGCGCCATCGTCGAGGGCCGGCTCGGCGGCAGCGCGGTGACGGTGGCCGCCATCAATGCCATGGCGGATCGCAGCGAATGA
- the cobO gene encoding cob(I)yrinic acid a,c-diamide adenosyltransferase encodes MKHVDPERHAVRMAHKQKIMNERIAAADKEQGVLLVLTGPGKGKSSSGFGMVARALGHGMKVGVVQFIKGKFQTGEEAFYRSLPGVDYHVMGEGYTWDTQDRERDVRAAEAAWAEARRMLADPEYALVLFDELNIALRHGYLELDRVLDDLQGRPAMQHAVVTGRHAPEALIELADTVTEMKVVKHAFKDQGIKAQKGVEL; translated from the coding sequence ATGAAGCACGTCGACCCCGAGCGCCATGCGGTGCGCATGGCCCACAAGCAGAAGATCATGAACGAGCGGATTGCCGCCGCCGACAAGGAGCAGGGCGTGCTGCTGGTGCTCACCGGCCCCGGCAAGGGCAAGAGCAGCTCCGGCTTCGGCATGGTCGCACGCGCCCTGGGCCACGGCATGAAGGTCGGCGTGGTGCAGTTCATCAAGGGCAAGTTCCAGACCGGCGAGGAGGCCTTCTATCGCTCGCTGCCGGGCGTGGACTACCACGTCATGGGCGAGGGCTACACCTGGGACACCCAGGATCGCGAGCGCGACGTGCGCGCCGCCGAGGCGGCCTGGGCCGAGGCCCGGCGCATGCTGGCCGACCCGGAATACGCCCTGGTGCTGTTCGACGAGCTCAATATCGCCCTGCGCCACGGCTACCTGGAGCTCGACCGGGTGCTCGACGACCTCCAGGGCCGCCCGGCCATGCAGCATGCCGTGGTCACCGGCCGTCACGCCCCCGAGGCGCTGATCGAGCTGGCCGACACCGTGACCGAGATGAAGGTGGTCAAGCACGCCTTCAAGGACCAGGGGATAAAGGCGCAAAAAGGCGTCGAGCTGTAG
- the cbiE gene encoding precorrin-6y C5,15-methyltransferase (decarboxylating) subunit CbiE — protein MMTDADDAPWLTVVGWGEGGTAGLTPASREALQAAEVVFGARRHLRLLPPLPAEVREWPVPFADGIPELLAERGRRTVMLASGDPFWFGAGGTLARHLAPGEWRSLPSPSTFSLAASRLGWSLEGVTCLGLHARPLTRLRPNLHRGRQLLVLLRDGPAVAALAGWLGRVGFGASQLHVLEALGGDEERVRCLRADAKLPDDIAHPVAVGLEVAGDGPALPLTPGRPDGWFSHDGQITKPAVRAATLAALAPMPGERLWDIGTGSGSVAIEWLLAHPDNRALGLERAPERAERARRNARELGVDWLEVVEGDAAALLADELADAPPPDAVFIGGGLSEALLDALWPCLPAGTRLVANAVTLESEALLAQRQREWGGELVRLELSSATALGTRRGWKAAYPIVQWRIVK, from the coding sequence ATGATGACTGACGCGGACGACGCTCCCTGGCTGACGGTGGTGGGCTGGGGCGAGGGTGGCACGGCCGGGCTCACGCCGGCAAGCCGCGAGGCGCTTCAGGCCGCCGAGGTGGTGTTCGGCGCCCGGCGCCATCTGCGCCTGCTGCCTCCGCTCCCCGCCGAGGTGCGCGAGTGGCCGGTGCCCTTCGCCGACGGCATCCCCGAACTGCTGGCCGAGCGCGGCCGGCGCACGGTGATGCTGGCCTCCGGCGATCCCTTCTGGTTCGGCGCCGGTGGCACCCTGGCGCGGCATCTCGCGCCGGGCGAATGGCGCTCGCTGCCGTCGCCCTCGACCTTCAGCCTGGCGGCCTCACGGCTTGGCTGGTCGCTGGAGGGGGTGACCTGCCTCGGCCTGCATGCCCGGCCGCTGACGCGCCTGCGTCCGAACCTGCATCGCGGTCGCCAGCTGCTGGTGCTGCTGCGCGACGGCCCGGCGGTGGCGGCGCTGGCCGGCTGGCTCGGGCGCGTCGGCTTCGGCGCCAGCCAACTTCACGTGCTGGAGGCCCTGGGTGGCGATGAAGAGCGCGTGCGCTGCCTGCGTGCCGACGCCAAGCTGCCGGACGACATCGCCCATCCGGTGGCGGTGGGGCTCGAGGTTGCCGGCGACGGGCCGGCGCTGCCGCTGACGCCGGGGCGGCCGGATGGCTGGTTTTCTCACGACGGCCAGATCACCAAGCCGGCGGTGCGCGCCGCCACGCTCGCCGCCCTGGCCCCGATGCCGGGCGAGCGGCTGTGGGACATCGGTACCGGCTCCGGCTCGGTGGCCATCGAGTGGCTGCTGGCCCATCCGGACAACCGCGCCCTGGGCCTCGAGCGCGCCCCTGAGCGCGCCGAGCGCGCCCGCCGCAACGCCCGGGAACTCGGCGTCGACTGGCTCGAGGTGGTCGAGGGCGACGCCGCGGCGCTGCTGGCGGATGAGCTTGCCGACGCGCCGCCGCCGGATGCCGTCTTCATCGGCGGCGGGCTCTCCGAGGCGCTGCTCGACGCGCTGTGGCCGTGCCTGCCGGCGGGCACGCGGCTGGTGGCCAACGCGGTGACGCTTGAATCCGAGGCGCTGCTGGCCCAGCGGCAGCGCGAGTGGGGCGGCGAGCTGGTACGCCTGGAGCTGTCGTCGGCGACCGCCCTCGGCACTCGCCGCGGCTGGAAGGCCGCCTATCCCATCGTGCAGTGGCGGATAGTGAAATGA
- the cobJ gene encoding precorrin-3B C(17)-methyltransferase, with protein sequence MATPYGQRAAGREGWVKIVGLGPGNEALITPEASNALSEATDVVGYVPYVERVAPRPGLTRHGSDNREEIRRAEQALEMAAAGRRVAVVSSGDPGVFAMGAAVFEALEAGEPAWRALDIQVLPGVSAMLAASARLGAPLGHDFCCINLSDNLKPWALIEKRLRLAAEADFAMAFYNPRSRSRPEGFARALDVLREACGLDRPIMFARAVSTPEERLRVVTLGEATPEMADMRTLVMVGSSLTRRIPAGREGSEWVYTPRSVLSSEVDR encoded by the coding sequence ATGGCAACGCCGTATGGCCAACGCGCAGCCGGCCGTGAAGGCTGGGTGAAGATTGTCGGTCTTGGCCCGGGCAATGAGGCGCTGATTACCCCCGAGGCGTCGAACGCGCTGAGCGAGGCCACCGACGTGGTGGGCTACGTGCCCTACGTCGAGCGGGTCGCGCCGCGCCCGGGGCTGACCCGCCACGGCTCGGACAACCGCGAGGAGATCCGCCGCGCCGAGCAGGCGCTCGAGATGGCCGCCGCGGGCCGTCGGGTGGCGGTCGTGTCCTCGGGCGATCCCGGCGTGTTCGCCATGGGCGCGGCCGTATTCGAGGCGCTGGAGGCGGGCGAGCCGGCCTGGCGGGCGCTGGACATCCAGGTGCTGCCGGGGGTCTCGGCGATGCTGGCCGCCAGCGCGCGCCTCGGCGCGCCGCTGGGCCACGACTTCTGCTGCATCAACCTCTCCGACAACCTCAAGCCCTGGGCGCTGATCGAGAAGCGTCTGCGGCTGGCCGCCGAGGCCGACTTCGCCATGGCCTTCTATAACCCGCGTTCCCGCTCGCGGCCGGAGGGCTTCGCCCGCGCCCTGGACGTGCTGCGCGAGGCCTGCGGCCTTGATCGCCCGATCATGTTCGCTCGCGCGGTCTCCACGCCGGAGGAGCGCCTGCGGGTCGTCACCCTCGGCGAGGCGACCCCCGAGATGGCCGACATGCGCACCCTGGTGATGGTGGGCTCGAGCCTAACGCGGCGCATTCCGGCCGGCCGGGAAGGGAGCGAGTGGGTCTATACGCCGCGGTCGGTGCTGTCATCCGAGGTGGATCGATGA
- a CDS encoding VOC family protein has protein sequence MSDPHFSLLVLRCQALEASKRFYERLGFRFVEEQHGDGPLHYASEEAGMVFELYPSREEDVADRTRLGFRVTNLEEIVAHLETVNRHVIADDVVYIAQDPDGRRVELRERTT, from the coding sequence ATGTCAGATCCACATTTCTCTCTTCTCGTCCTGCGCTGCCAGGCGCTGGAGGCCAGCAAGCGATTCTATGAGCGGTTAGGTTTTCGCTTCGTGGAGGAGCAGCATGGCGACGGCCCGCTCCACTATGCCTCAGAGGAGGCGGGCATGGTCTTCGAGCTGTATCCCTCGCGCGAGGAGGACGTCGCGGACCGCACACGGCTCGGCTTTCGCGTGACGAACCTCGAGGAGATCGTGGCGCACCTCGAGACGGTGAATCGCCATGTCATCGCCGATGACGTGGTCTATATCGCCCAGGACCCCGACGGCAGAAGAGTCGAGCTGAGGGAGCGGACGACATGA
- a CDS encoding cobalamin biosynthesis protein — protein MSGEIRVAGFGMRGSATLGSLAVALERLEAQYGPADRLAVAESMRVRVQALGEARGLETLAVPDEALASAETLTHSPRSRRARGTGSVAEAVAVLAAGPGATLLGPRLISKDRCATAAMAVAAAAQDIPAGDTT, from the coding sequence ATGAGCGGTGAGATTAGGGTGGCGGGTTTCGGCATGCGCGGCTCGGCCACGCTCGGCTCTCTCGCCGTGGCGCTGGAGCGGCTAGAGGCGCAATACGGCCCGGCCGATCGGCTGGCCGTGGCCGAGAGCATGCGCGTGCGAGTGCAGGCCCTGGGCGAGGCGCGGGGCCTCGAGACGCTCGCCGTGCCCGACGAGGCGCTGGCCTCGGCCGAGACGCTGACGCATTCCCCACGCAGCCGGCGGGCCCGCGGCACCGGCAGCGTCGCCGAGGCCGTGGCGGTACTGGCGGCCGGGCCGGGCGCGACGCTGCTCGGCCCGCGGCTGATTTCCAAGGACCGATGCGCCACCGCCGCCATGGCCGTCGCCGCTGCGGCGCAAGACATCCCGGCAGGAGACACGACATGA
- a CDS encoding GFA family protein yields the protein MQGSCLCGVVTYEVDRLDMPIAHCHCRTCQKAHAAAFATTAGVERRHFRWTAGEETRSHFVSSPGKRRWFCSACGTHLMAERTGQPHVILRVATLDEDPGERPAQHTWRSHDVPWLAYDDDRPSHDAWPPGR from the coding sequence ATGCAAGGAAGCTGTCTGTGTGGCGTCGTGACCTATGAGGTCGATCGGCTCGATATGCCGATCGCGCACTGCCACTGTCGCACCTGCCAGAAGGCCCATGCCGCGGCCTTCGCCACCACCGCCGGTGTCGAGCGCCGCCATTTCCGCTGGACCGCGGGTGAGGAAACGCGCTCGCACTTCGTATCGTCACCGGGCAAGCGACGCTGGTTCTGCTCAGCGTGCGGGACGCATCTGATGGCGGAGCGGACGGGGCAGCCCCACGTCATCCTGCGCGTGGCCACCCTGGACGAGGATCCGGGAGAGCGTCCCGCCCAGCATACCTGGCGCTCCCATGACGTGCCCTGGCTGGCCTACGATGACGACCGTCCGTCCCATGACGCATGGCCGCCGGGGCGCTAG
- a CDS encoding cobalt-precorrin-6A reductase — MKVLILGGTTEASALARALAEREIPALFSYAGRVAAPKPQPLPTRVGGFGGTDGLAAFLEAERITHLVDATHPFAERMSRNAVAATERTGTALIALTRPPWAPQDGDRWHRVASIEAAVDALAGPPERVLLAIGRMHLAAFAVRPEHHYVLRLVDLPEETPPLPRHTLTVDRGPFTREGDLALLREHGVERLVCKNAGGAGAAAKLEAARALGIPVLMIDRPALPPRREAHSPDAVLDWLGHRSTSDDSTDRGV; from the coding sequence ATGAAGGTCCTGATTCTGGGAGGCACCACCGAGGCCAGCGCCCTGGCCCGCGCGCTCGCCGAGCGCGAGATCCCCGCGCTGTTCAGCTACGCCGGCCGCGTCGCCGCGCCGAAGCCCCAGCCGCTGCCGACCCGGGTGGGCGGCTTCGGCGGCACGGACGGGCTGGCCGCCTTCCTCGAGGCGGAGCGCATCACCCATCTGGTCGACGCCACCCATCCCTTCGCCGAGCGGATGAGCCGCAACGCCGTGGCCGCCACCGAACGAACCGGCACCGCGCTGATCGCCCTGACCCGGCCGCCGTGGGCGCCGCAAGATGGAGACCGCTGGCACCGCGTCGCGAGCATCGAGGCGGCGGTGGACGCGCTCGCCGGCCCGCCCGAGCGGGTGCTGCTGGCGATCGGCCGCATGCATCTGGCCGCCTTCGCCGTCCGGCCCGAGCACCACTACGTGCTGCGGCTGGTCGATCTGCCCGAGGAGACGCCGCCGCTGCCGCGCCACACCCTGACCGTCGACCGCGGCCCCTTCACCCGGGAGGGCGACCTGGCCCTGCTGCGCGAACACGGCGTCGAGCGCCTGGTGTGCAAGAACGCCGGCGGCGCGGGGGCCGCGGCCAAGCTCGAGGCCGCCCGCGCACTGGGGATTCCGGTGCTGATGATCGACCGCCCGGCGCTGCCGCCCCGCCGCGAGGCCCATAGCCCCGATGCGGTGCTGGACTGGCTGGGTCATCGATCCACCTCGGATGACAGCACCGACCGCGGCGTATAG
- a CDS encoding cobalamin biosynthesis protein CobG: MKEQGVKEKRSSATPQVRGWCPGAWRPMATGDGLLVRVRPPLGRLTRARMLSLCEAAETWGSGLIELTRRANLQLRGVNEAGWPELMAFLVEHGLAAPDAAAERRPALLLAPEWREGDATYEAARLLERRLADWPALPDKWGLALDAGPAPVLGDVPADLRLERSIEGGLVVRADGRDLATPVADVEAAVALMTRLAHWFVDSGGLAAGRMRRVTAPLPGWAAATAAWAESSDDTPGLTPGSHPAGRVVGLAFGRATAASLRAVLHDDITGVRVTPWRRLLLEGEHASTRDAAPDDGLIHDACDPRLAMDACPGAPFCAQASVATQGLAQALAERRSEGPGESAAGRLHISGCAKGCARSGPAEVCLTGRDGRYDLILGGRADDTPVATGLGESDAIEYLETRDALRL; encoded by the coding sequence TTGAAAGAACAGGGCGTGAAGGAAAAGCGCTCGAGCGCCACGCCACAGGTCCGCGGCTGGTGCCCCGGCGCCTGGCGGCCCATGGCCACCGGCGACGGCCTGCTGGTGCGCGTGCGCCCGCCGCTGGGCCGGCTCACCCGGGCGCGGATGCTGTCGCTGTGCGAGGCCGCCGAGACCTGGGGCAGCGGCCTGATCGAGCTGACCCGTCGCGCCAACCTGCAGCTGCGCGGCGTGAACGAGGCCGGCTGGCCCGAGCTGATGGCGTTTCTGGTCGAGCACGGCCTGGCGGCCCCGGACGCCGCGGCTGAGCGCCGCCCGGCGCTGCTGCTGGCCCCGGAGTGGCGAGAGGGCGACGCGACGTACGAGGCGGCGCGCCTGCTGGAGCGCCGACTGGCGGACTGGCCGGCGCTGCCGGACAAGTGGGGGCTGGCGCTGGACGCCGGCCCGGCGCCGGTGCTGGGCGACGTGCCCGCCGACCTGCGCCTGGAGCGCTCGATCGAGGGCGGCCTGGTGGTGCGGGCCGACGGGCGCGATCTCGCCACGCCGGTCGCCGACGTCGAGGCCGCGGTCGCGCTGATGACGCGGCTGGCGCACTGGTTCGTCGACAGCGGCGGCCTCGCGGCAGGGCGGATGCGTCGCGTCACGGCGCCGCTGCCGGGCTGGGCGGCGGCGACGGCCGCGTGGGCCGAGTCGTCCGATGACACGCCGGGCCTGACGCCCGGGTCGCATCCCGCCGGCCGGGTGGTCGGGCTGGCCTTCGGCCGAGCCACGGCCGCTTCGCTGCGCGCTGTCCTCCACGACGACATCACCGGCGTGCGCGTGACGCCCTGGCGGCGCCTGCTGCTGGAAGGCGAGCACGCGAGCACGCGCGACGCCGCGCCGGACGACGGGCTGATCCATGACGCCTGCGATCCGCGCCTGGCCATGGACGCCTGCCCCGGCGCGCCGTTCTGTGCCCAGGCCAGCGTGGCGACCCAAGGCCTGGCTCAGGCGCTGGCCGAGCGGCGCAGCGAGGGCCCGGGCGAATCAGCCGCGGGCCGGCTGCATATTTCCGGCTGCGCCAAGGGCTGCGCCCGCAGCGGCCCGGCCGAGGTCTGCCTGACGGGGCGCGACGGCCGCTATGACCTGATCCTGGGCGGACGCGCCGACGACACGCCGGTCGCGACCGGCCTCGGCGAATCCGACGCCATCGAATACTTGGAGACACGTGATGCCTTACGTCTATGA